A part of Aegilops tauschii subsp. strangulata cultivar AL8/78 chromosome 2, Aet v6.0, whole genome shotgun sequence genomic DNA contains:
- the LOC109779053 gene encoding uncharacterized protein isoform X1 encodes MDDLSAVPRVMSFQLLNEITKNFSADMKIGTGSFGNVYKGQHTDGEWIAVKLLHNYIPGLEDEQFEKEYHNLANLQHKNIVRLVGYSHETRREFLPYNGDLVLADITQRALCFEYMQNGSLEKFLTDESKERDWRTRYAIIKGICQGLKYLHEELQTPMYHLDLKPANVLLDENMVPKIADFGLSRLFRGEQSKFTKSDIGTRGYLPPEYIDACIISIKFDIFSLGVVIIKIMAGPTEHFRSAEMSPQEFIEIVHAYWKTKLQTTLVHALEPYSKQVKRCIEIALNCVDADRHKRPSIGEIINVLNETEIAIQVLGASMNHTGSSMNKINSDREREFLRYAKETLYYVHRGQGNTSFEINSDQEREFLRDAKETLDYVHRGQGNTSFEDFRQTHIAELEEQERKGLSTAVNLFGEVVDNYKLDQMPGYKGKPKKREDRAREALNLMCEDRKDVMACRYLCPKVIIQVYWPRATQCFIYNATGDTLYHVGNHDWSGHILNSRGYPERIGNGQWAAFVHCQGSFSGSMASVIYRGKNKDGGDQHYLVSWNNPIRYTFGFNKAYCGIGPVDYFHTRWDHTLDNLSNSDNYSYAKSDGCEIDSKIGKRDAPFFIAKITSLVGHLQHCARIYMDK; translated from the exons ATGGACGATCTAAGTGCAGTGCCAAGGGTTATGTCGTTCCAGTTATTAAATGAAATTACAAAAAATTTCTCTGCAGACATGAAAATTGGCACTGGATCATTCGGAAATGTTTATAAG GGACAGCATACAGATGGGGAATGGATTGCTGTGAAGCTTCTTCATAATTACATTCCAGGACTTGAAGATGAGCAATTTGAGAAGGAGTATCACAATCTCGCAAATCTGCAACACAAAAATATTGTGCGGTTAGTTGGCTATAGTCATGAAACTCGGCGAGAATTCCTACCTTATAATGGTGACCTGGTCTTGGCTGACATTACACAGAGAGCACTTTGCTTTGAATATATGCAAAATGGAAGCCTTGAGAAATTTCTTACTG ATGAATCTAAGGAACGTGATTGGCGCACACGCTATGCAATAATTAAAGGAATTTGTCAGGGTTTGAAATATCTTCATGAGGAATTGCAAACTCCTATGTATCATTTGGATTTAAAACCAGCCAATGTACTGCTAGATGAAAATATGGTGCCCAAAATCGCGGATTTTGGCTTGTCAAGGCTCTTCAGAGGAGAACAGTCAAAATTCACAAAAAGTGACATAGGAACACG TGGGTATCTACCACCGGAATATATTGACGCCTGTATAATCTCCATTAAGTTTGACATATTCAGTTTGGGTGTGGTAATTATAAAGATAATGGCTGGACCAACGGAGCACTTTCGAAGTGCTGAAATGTCTCCCCAAGAATTCATAGAGATT GTACATGCTTACTGGAAGACTAAGCTACAAACAACATTGGTTCACGCGTTGGAGCCATATTCCAAACAAGTAAAGAGATGCATCGAAATAGCTTTAAATTGTGTGGATGCAGATCGACACAAAAGACCAAGTATAGGGGAAATCATTAATGTTTTGAATGAGACGGAGATTGCAATACAAGTCCTTGGCGCTTCAATGAATCACACAGGGTCATCGATGAACAAG ATAAATAGTGACCGGGAAAGAGAGTTCCTTAGGTATGCCAAGGAAACGCTGTATTATGTACATCGAGGGCAAGGGAACACATCATTTGAG ATAAATAGCGACCAGGAAAGAGAGTTCCTTAGGGATGCCAAGGAAACGCTGGATTATGTACATCGAGGGCAAGGGAACACATCATTTGAG GACTTCCGACAAACTCACATAGCAGAACTAGAAGAACAAGAGAGAAAAGGACTGAGCACGGCGGTGAATCTCTTTGGTGAAGTAGTTGACAACTACAAGTTGGATCAAATGCCAGGGTACAAGGGGAAACCCAAGAAGCGGGAAGACCGAGCACGAGAGGCCTTGAATCTGATGTGCGAGGACCGCAAAGATGTCATGGCTTGCAGGTACTTGTGTCCCAAGGTAATCATCCAAGTCTACTGGCCGCGGGCCACGCAGTGCTTCATCTATAACGCGACCGGCGACACCCTCTACCACGTCGGCAACCATGACTGGTCTGGGCACATCCTCAATAGCAGGGGCTACCCTGAACGGATTGGCAACGGTCAGTGGGCTGCCTTCGTTCACTGCCAAGGGTCATTTTCAGGTTCGATGGCATCGGTTATCTATCGTGGCAAGAACAAAGATGGTGGAGATCAGCACTACCTGGTTTCCTGGAATAACCCAATTAGATATACTTTTGGGTTCAACAAG GCTTATTGCGGGATCGGCCCTGTAGACTACTTCCATACACGTTGGGATCATACACTCGATAACCTTTCAAATTCTGATAACTATTCATACGCCAAGTCTGATGGATGCGAGATTGATTCAAAAATTGGCAAGCGTGATGCCCCATTTTTTATTGCAAAGATCACCTCGCTGGTTGGTCATCTCCAGCATTGTGCAAGGATTTATATGGATAAATAG
- the LOC109779053 gene encoding uncharacterized protein isoform X2, with the protein MKIGTGSFGNVYKGQHTDGEWIAVKLLHNYIPGLEDEQFEKEYHNLANLQHKNIVRLVGYSHETRREFLPYNGDLVLADITQRALCFEYMQNGSLEKFLTDESKERDWRTRYAIIKGICQGLKYLHEELQTPMYHLDLKPANVLLDENMVPKIADFGLSRLFRGEQSKFTKSDIGTRGYLPPEYIDACIISIKFDIFSLGVVIIKIMAGPTEHFRSAEMSPQEFIEIVHAYWKTKLQTTLVHALEPYSKQVKRCIEIALNCVDADRHKRPSIGEIINVLNETEIAIQVLGASMNHTGSSMNKINSDREREFLRYAKETLYYVHRGQGNTSFEINSDQEREFLRDAKETLDYVHRGQGNTSFEDFRQTHIAELEEQERKGLSTAVNLFGEVVDNYKLDQMPGYKGKPKKREDRAREALNLMCEDRKDVMACRYLCPKVIIQVYWPRATQCFIYNATGDTLYHVGNHDWSGHILNSRGYPERIGNGQWAAFVHCQGSFSGSMASVIYRGKNKDGGDQHYLVSWNNPIRYTFGFNKAYCGIGPVDYFHTRWDHTLDNLSNSDNYSYAKSDGCEIDSKIGKRDAPFFIAKITSLVGHLQHCARIYMDK; encoded by the exons ATGAAAATTGGCACTGGATCATTCGGAAATGTTTATAAG GGACAGCATACAGATGGGGAATGGATTGCTGTGAAGCTTCTTCATAATTACATTCCAGGACTTGAAGATGAGCAATTTGAGAAGGAGTATCACAATCTCGCAAATCTGCAACACAAAAATATTGTGCGGTTAGTTGGCTATAGTCATGAAACTCGGCGAGAATTCCTACCTTATAATGGTGACCTGGTCTTGGCTGACATTACACAGAGAGCACTTTGCTTTGAATATATGCAAAATGGAAGCCTTGAGAAATTTCTTACTG ATGAATCTAAGGAACGTGATTGGCGCACACGCTATGCAATAATTAAAGGAATTTGTCAGGGTTTGAAATATCTTCATGAGGAATTGCAAACTCCTATGTATCATTTGGATTTAAAACCAGCCAATGTACTGCTAGATGAAAATATGGTGCCCAAAATCGCGGATTTTGGCTTGTCAAGGCTCTTCAGAGGAGAACAGTCAAAATTCACAAAAAGTGACATAGGAACACG TGGGTATCTACCACCGGAATATATTGACGCCTGTATAATCTCCATTAAGTTTGACATATTCAGTTTGGGTGTGGTAATTATAAAGATAATGGCTGGACCAACGGAGCACTTTCGAAGTGCTGAAATGTCTCCCCAAGAATTCATAGAGATT GTACATGCTTACTGGAAGACTAAGCTACAAACAACATTGGTTCACGCGTTGGAGCCATATTCCAAACAAGTAAAGAGATGCATCGAAATAGCTTTAAATTGTGTGGATGCAGATCGACACAAAAGACCAAGTATAGGGGAAATCATTAATGTTTTGAATGAGACGGAGATTGCAATACAAGTCCTTGGCGCTTCAATGAATCACACAGGGTCATCGATGAACAAG ATAAATAGTGACCGGGAAAGAGAGTTCCTTAGGTATGCCAAGGAAACGCTGTATTATGTACATCGAGGGCAAGGGAACACATCATTTGAG ATAAATAGCGACCAGGAAAGAGAGTTCCTTAGGGATGCCAAGGAAACGCTGGATTATGTACATCGAGGGCAAGGGAACACATCATTTGAG GACTTCCGACAAACTCACATAGCAGAACTAGAAGAACAAGAGAGAAAAGGACTGAGCACGGCGGTGAATCTCTTTGGTGAAGTAGTTGACAACTACAAGTTGGATCAAATGCCAGGGTACAAGGGGAAACCCAAGAAGCGGGAAGACCGAGCACGAGAGGCCTTGAATCTGATGTGCGAGGACCGCAAAGATGTCATGGCTTGCAGGTACTTGTGTCCCAAGGTAATCATCCAAGTCTACTGGCCGCGGGCCACGCAGTGCTTCATCTATAACGCGACCGGCGACACCCTCTACCACGTCGGCAACCATGACTGGTCTGGGCACATCCTCAATAGCAGGGGCTACCCTGAACGGATTGGCAACGGTCAGTGGGCTGCCTTCGTTCACTGCCAAGGGTCATTTTCAGGTTCGATGGCATCGGTTATCTATCGTGGCAAGAACAAAGATGGTGGAGATCAGCACTACCTGGTTTCCTGGAATAACCCAATTAGATATACTTTTGGGTTCAACAAG GCTTATTGCGGGATCGGCCCTGTAGACTACTTCCATACACGTTGGGATCATACACTCGATAACCTTTCAAATTCTGATAACTATTCATACGCCAAGTCTGATGGATGCGAGATTGATTCAAAAATTGGCAAGCGTGATGCCCCATTTTTTATTGCAAAGATCACCTCGCTGGTTGGTCATCTCCAGCATTGTGCAAGGATTTATATGGATAAATAG
- the LOC109779053 gene encoding uncharacterized protein isoform X3 — MQNGSLEKFLTDESKERDWRTRYAIIKGICQGLKYLHEELQTPMYHLDLKPANVLLDENMVPKIADFGLSRLFRGEQSKFTKSDIGTRGYLPPEYIDACIISIKFDIFSLGVVIIKIMAGPTEHFRSAEMSPQEFIEIVHAYWKTKLQTTLVHALEPYSKQVKRCIEIALNCVDADRHKRPSIGEIINVLNETEIAIQVLGASMNHTGSSMNKINSDREREFLRYAKETLYYVHRGQGNTSFEINSDQEREFLRDAKETLDYVHRGQGNTSFEDFRQTHIAELEEQERKGLSTAVNLFGEVVDNYKLDQMPGYKGKPKKREDRAREALNLMCEDRKDVMACRYLCPKVIIQVYWPRATQCFIYNATGDTLYHVGNHDWSGHILNSRGYPERIGNGQWAAFVHCQGSFSGSMASVIYRGKNKDGGDQHYLVSWNNPIRYTFGFNKAYCGIGPVDYFHTRWDHTLDNLSNSDNYSYAKSDGCEIDSKIGKRDAPFFIAKITSLVGHLQHCARIYMDK; from the exons ATGCAAAATGGAAGCCTTGAGAAATTTCTTACTG ATGAATCTAAGGAACGTGATTGGCGCACACGCTATGCAATAATTAAAGGAATTTGTCAGGGTTTGAAATATCTTCATGAGGAATTGCAAACTCCTATGTATCATTTGGATTTAAAACCAGCCAATGTACTGCTAGATGAAAATATGGTGCCCAAAATCGCGGATTTTGGCTTGTCAAGGCTCTTCAGAGGAGAACAGTCAAAATTCACAAAAAGTGACATAGGAACACG TGGGTATCTACCACCGGAATATATTGACGCCTGTATAATCTCCATTAAGTTTGACATATTCAGTTTGGGTGTGGTAATTATAAAGATAATGGCTGGACCAACGGAGCACTTTCGAAGTGCTGAAATGTCTCCCCAAGAATTCATAGAGATT GTACATGCTTACTGGAAGACTAAGCTACAAACAACATTGGTTCACGCGTTGGAGCCATATTCCAAACAAGTAAAGAGATGCATCGAAATAGCTTTAAATTGTGTGGATGCAGATCGACACAAAAGACCAAGTATAGGGGAAATCATTAATGTTTTGAATGAGACGGAGATTGCAATACAAGTCCTTGGCGCTTCAATGAATCACACAGGGTCATCGATGAACAAG ATAAATAGTGACCGGGAAAGAGAGTTCCTTAGGTATGCCAAGGAAACGCTGTATTATGTACATCGAGGGCAAGGGAACACATCATTTGAG ATAAATAGCGACCAGGAAAGAGAGTTCCTTAGGGATGCCAAGGAAACGCTGGATTATGTACATCGAGGGCAAGGGAACACATCATTTGAG GACTTCCGACAAACTCACATAGCAGAACTAGAAGAACAAGAGAGAAAAGGACTGAGCACGGCGGTGAATCTCTTTGGTGAAGTAGTTGACAACTACAAGTTGGATCAAATGCCAGGGTACAAGGGGAAACCCAAGAAGCGGGAAGACCGAGCACGAGAGGCCTTGAATCTGATGTGCGAGGACCGCAAAGATGTCATGGCTTGCAGGTACTTGTGTCCCAAGGTAATCATCCAAGTCTACTGGCCGCGGGCCACGCAGTGCTTCATCTATAACGCGACCGGCGACACCCTCTACCACGTCGGCAACCATGACTGGTCTGGGCACATCCTCAATAGCAGGGGCTACCCTGAACGGATTGGCAACGGTCAGTGGGCTGCCTTCGTTCACTGCCAAGGGTCATTTTCAGGTTCGATGGCATCGGTTATCTATCGTGGCAAGAACAAAGATGGTGGAGATCAGCACTACCTGGTTTCCTGGAATAACCCAATTAGATATACTTTTGGGTTCAACAAG GCTTATTGCGGGATCGGCCCTGTAGACTACTTCCATACACGTTGGGATCATACACTCGATAACCTTTCAAATTCTGATAACTATTCATACGCCAAGTCTGATGGATGCGAGATTGATTCAAAAATTGGCAAGCGTGATGCCCCATTTTTTATTGCAAAGATCACCTCGCTGGTTGGTCATCTCCAGCATTGTGCAAGGATTTATATGGATAAATAG